From Acropora muricata isolate sample 2 unplaced genomic scaffold, ASM3666990v1 scaffold_713, whole genome shotgun sequence, the proteins below share one genomic window:
- the LOC136906719 gene encoding uncharacterized protein, translating to MSFKDLREALLLSYEENTISDEEFLLLYDEYSSKNPEFKYSDYERFDLDKLGDAECKANFRVEKRDLPALAQALQIPGVFKTNQRSIAGGMEGLCMLLKRFAYPCRYGDMIPLFGRPVPVICMITNHVLDFIYNNHSMLITEWNNSLLRPTLLEVYANAVHQKGAALQNCFGFIDGTVRPIAKPGVNQRIVYNGHKRVHSLKFQSVVIPNGMIGHLYGPVEGKRHDSGMLGDSGLLRDLEQHAFSTLHDPMCMYGDPAYPHRVHLQSPFREAVLTDDMKLFNASMSACRISVEWLFGDVINYFKFLDFKKNLKIGMSSVGKMYVVCAILRNALTCLYGNQTSEYFQLEPPTLEEYFI from the exons ATGTCTTTCAAAGATTTGCGTGAAGCGTTGTTGCTTTCTTACGAAGAAAACACCATTTCTGACGAAGAATTTCTTCTTTTGTATGACGAATACTCTTCGAAGAACCCAGAATTTAAATACAGTGATTATGAGCGATTTGACCTTGACAAGTTGGGAGACGCCGAATGCAAGGCAAACTTTCGAGTAGAGAAAAGAGATTTGCCCGCTTTAGCCCAAGCATTACAGATTCCTGGGGTGTTCAAGACCAATCAGAGAAGTATTGCTGGAGGCATGGAAGGGCTGTGTATGCTTCTTAAGCGCTTCGCTTATCCATGTAGATACGGAGATATGATCCCGTTGTTTGGAAGACCTGTGCCCGTCATTTGTATGATCACGAACCATGTTCTGGACTTCATTTACAACAACCATTCCATGTTAATTACTGAGTGGAACAATAGTCTGTTGAGGCCAACTCTTTTAGAAGTTTATGCCAATGCTGTTCACCAAAAAGGAGCCGCTCTGCAGAATTGTTTTGGATTCATTGACGGTACTGTTCGTCCCATAGCTAAACCTGGGGTAAACCAAAGAATCGTGTACAATGGGCACAAAAGAGTCCATTCGCTTAAGTTTCAGTCAGTTGTCATACCTAATGGAATGATTGGACATCTCTATGGGCCAGTGG aGGGTAAACGACATGATTCTGGAATGTTAGGTGATTCCGGTTTGTTGCGCGACTTGGAGCAACATGCTTTCTCAACGTTACATGACCCAATGTGCATGTACGGAGATCCCGCATATCCACACAGAGTTCATCTTCAGTCACCCTTCAGGGAAGCTGTACTCACAGATGATATGAAGTTGTTCAATGCCTCCATGAGTGCCTGTCGCATTTCGGTAGAATGGCTATTTGGCGATGTAATTAACTACTTTAAATTCTTAGACttcaaaaagaatttaaaaatcgGAATGAGTAGCGTGGGCAAAATGTATGTTGTTTGTGCAATTTTAAGAAATGCCTTAACTTGCTTATACGGAAATCAAACTTCTGAATATTTTCAACTAGAGCCACCCACTTTGGAGgaatactttatttaa